The uncultured Treponema sp. genomic interval AGTCAAAAGAACCAGCGACGGAAGCATAATGGAAAGAAAATCAGAGCGGTTCATGCTTAAATCATAAATTCCCTTCTTCGCGCTTTCAACAGCACCAATGTACTGGTTTGTCCTTGCAATAGGCGGAACGCTCCAAGTTACGGCTTCTGACGGCCATGCAAGCTTCATAATTTCCGCAGAAATATAAAGAATGCTTTTTTCAGCGTCGGAATAGTCATCGGGAGAACTTTTATGAATTGAAGCGGCAGCCTGCCTTAAGCTCTGCGGAGAACCGATTTCCACAAGGCGCATTGTTTCTTTATCTATGGAAGAAAAAAACGACCTGTCTTTTGAAGGAGCAACCTGAACCGCAACTGCTGGTAAATTTTCTTCGGATTTCGGCACAGGAGAAGGCGCGCTTGCGCAAGAGAAAATAAATGGCAATGTAGCAAAAACAAGATAAAAAGTTCCGCGCATTTTCCGTAAAGAAATTCTTTCTGAAATTGTGGCTTCTCTAAAAAATCCAGCCGCAGTTTTCCTTAAAGCAAACTTTCTAAAAGTTGTCATCTGAAGAATCATCCTTCATATACGGAAATTCCTCGCTGTTTATTCTTTGAACTCCATAAACAAGAATAAGAAGAATTCCCAGAACAAAAAGGACTATTGGCCAGAAAACCGAAATAAATTTTGCAAACGAAATATGGAACACATGAAGCGAAAAAAGCAGGAAAATAATTCCCAGAATAAAAAGCGCGACAGACGGAAAAAAAAAAGCCGTCCTGATTTTTTTATAAATGAACAAATCTGAAACAAGAAATGCAAGCCCGGCATTTATTACAATAACCGGCCAAAGTTCTTTTAAATTCAAATGCAAAAATTCTATGTTCAGCAAGGCAAAAAAAATGCTGTCAAACACAAGCATGAATCCCAATGCAATGTAAAGGCTGCGTTTTCTTAGTCCTGCAGGAGAAACTTTTTTTGTCCGCTCAAGATTTTCCATAGTTTCAATAAATAATAAGACAAATTTCAATTCTTGACAACGGCTTTTAAAAACTTACAGGAACAACTTTGCGCTTCAAACTTTTTAATTGAAAATACTTTCTATAATATGGTAGAATAAAAGAATGATTCGGAAAGTTTTTAGATTTGCGGCGGCGGCTTTTTTTTCCATAATTATAATATCATGCGCAAAAGACAGAAAAGGCACAATTCTGCCGGAAGCGTTTTCAAAGCAATACAAGAACACACAGAATCTTTTGATTTCGCTGCTTGAAAAAAAAGAAACAAAGGGCGAAACAAGATACGCGGTTGTAAACAGAATCGCAAACAATATGCTTTCCGTAAAAGATTATCCGTCGCTTGTGCATTTTCTTACAAACTGGGTTGAACTGCACGAAGACGATTCCTACAACGCATACTGGCTTTTGATGACAGCTTATGCCTATCTTGAAAATGACGCTGAACCGATAGCTGAATATTACTTTGAGCGGATTATAAACAACTACAACGACCTTATTGTTCAGGGAAAATCAATTCATTTTATCTGCCTTCAGCATTTGATTCAAATCAGTTCAAGTCCGGCAAACAGAATTTCGTATTTCAACCAGCTTATAAGCCGGTTTCCAAACAACGTAAGCACAACGGAACTTTTTTACAGGCTCGCCCTTGAATACGAAAAGGAAGGCGAATGGAATCAGGCAATCCGCTCATACACGCAGTTTCTTGACCAAGACGACGCGTCCACACTGCAAATTGCAGGCTACCCTAACGCATATTTAAATGCAAAGCAGCTCATAGATTTCAGCAACTCAGCAAAAGACTGGACATTTGAAACTCTTGACGCTCTTGTTGCGGCCGTAAAGTCTGGAATTTCATCATACAATTACAAAGCCTTGGACCGCTACAAATCAAAAGTTAACTTTTTTGCAATGTCCTGGCGACAAGTTGAAACTGACGTAAACGCCCAGGAAAGTTTTTCGATGCGCTCGTTTATGCGCGGAAACAGAATCCGTTACAGCGCGGAGCTTGATCCGTCGTCTTCTCCAACCGAAGCATATTTGCGCACAACAGGCTGGAGCAACTACGTGAATGTCTGGTATCTTTATTTTAGAAAAGTGAATTTTCCAGCTGACCCTGAAATCCACGGACGCTGGGAATGGGCTGGAATTTACTTTGGTGAAAAATTGTAATGAAGAAAAAATTTGCAGTTTCGATAGTTTCAGTATTGCTAGCCTCGTTTATTTTTGCGGAAGAGCCTGTCGCTGACTTTGAAATCGACTTTTCAGCCTTTAAAAATGAAAGCCCTGCAAAGACAAAAAGCATTTCTTCAGAAAAAGAAAAGAAAAATTCTGCGCAAAAAAACTATATAATTCCAGAGCCAAAACGCAAGGACATTGGCATTTCAGGTGTTTTCAAAGAGCCGACTTTAAAATACCGGGAACGCTACCTTACGGCTTCAAACAGGCAATGGCTCGCGGATATTCTTTACGATTCAATTCCGTACAGACCATACATAAGAGCGAAACTCAAAGAAAAAAAAATGCCGCCTTATCTGCAATATCTTCCGATTGTCGAGTCAAACTACAAGCCAACAGCGGTGTCTGGCTCAGGCGCAACCGGGCTTTGGCAGTTCATGGCAAACAGCATGCATCCTTATTTAAAAAAGAACGAATACTTTGATGAGCGTCGCGATCCTTGGAAAGAAACAGATGCCGCGCTTTCAAAGCTAGCGGAAAATTTCAAAATGTTTAACGACTGGCATTTGGCGATTGCCGCGTACAATATGGGTGCAGGAGCAGTAGGACGGATTGTAAAGGCGAATCCCGGAAAAGATTACTGGGCTTTGGCAGAAAAAGGGCTTTTGAGCAAGCAGGCTTCTGAATATATTCCAAAGCTTATAGCAATTGCAGATATTGTTGAAAATGCGGATTTTTATGGAGCTATTGAAATTGGAGTCGCAGACAAGAGAATTGAAGATGCCGCGCCACAAAAATTCAGCTATCTTACAATAAAAGGCAGCATAAAACTTTCAACTGTAGCAAAGGCAGCAGGACTTCCACTAGAAACTGTAAAAATGCTTAACATCGAGCTTCTAAAGGAAATCACACCGCCCGGAACAACTTACAGATTAAGGCTTCCGGCTGGCAAAGCAAAAGTCGCCGCGGAAAACCTTCGGTAAATTTTTACATTATCTTTTTGCCCGCGTGCCAAAGTTTTTCAAGCTCATAAAAGTCTCTTGCTTCCTGGCTCATAAGATGCACAACAACCGGACCCAAGTCAATCAGATTCCAGTCGTTTCCCTGGGAAGACTTGTTATGAATTTTATGGATTTCAAGATCTGTGTCTTTTATGTAGTCTTTTATTTCCTTGTAAAGACCTTGCCAATGCGGACCGCTTGAAACTGTTGCAATTACAAAATAATCAGTCCAGCTGTTAAGCTCCGAAACATCGATAACACAAACATCCGCGCCTTTTCCATCTTCAATAAGCTTGGCAATTTCCAGCGCCATTTCTTTTACAGTTTTTTCCATTTTTCCTCACTCGGACGATTTGGCAGAAGAGCTTCCTTTTACAAAACGTCCATTGAAATCTTTGCCCAAAATAATTGTAAAGTCAGCCTGAGCCGCGCTTGTGGAATCAGCATTTTCCGGCATAACTTCCTCATCAATTATATTTGCGCAATGAATAAAATTTCCTAAAGTTTTTGCAGCTTCAGAGTTTCCAATATGATTTATAATTTCAGTTTTTTCATAGTCGTTGCGGTCGGCGTTTTTTGTTTCAAGAACTTCATAACCCGCG includes:
- a CDS encoding tetratricopeptide repeat protein, whose translation is MIRKVFRFAAAAFFSIIIISCAKDRKGTILPEAFSKQYKNTQNLLISLLEKKETKGETRYAVVNRIANNMLSVKDYPSLVHFLTNWVELHEDDSYNAYWLLMTAYAYLENDAEPIAEYYFERIINNYNDLIVQGKSIHFICLQHLIQISSSPANRISYFNQLISRFPNNVSTTELFYRLALEYEKEGEWNQAIRSYTQFLDQDDASTLQIAGYPNAYLNAKQLIDFSNSAKDWTFETLDALVAAVKSGISSYNYKALDRYKSKVNFFAMSWRQVETDVNAQESFSMRSFMRGNRIRYSAELDPSSSPTEAYLRTTGWSNYVNVWYLYFRKVNFPADPEIHGRWEWAGIYFGEKL
- a CDS encoding lytic transglycosylase domain-containing protein, which codes for MKKKFAVSIVSVLLASFIFAEEPVADFEIDFSAFKNESPAKTKSISSEKEKKNSAQKNYIIPEPKRKDIGISGVFKEPTLKYRERYLTASNRQWLADILYDSIPYRPYIRAKLKEKKMPPYLQYLPIVESNYKPTAVSGSGATGLWQFMANSMHPYLKKNEYFDERRDPWKETDAALSKLAENFKMFNDWHLAIAAYNMGAGAVGRIVKANPGKDYWALAEKGLLSKQASEYIPKLIAIADIVENADFYGAIEIGVADKRIEDAAPQKFSYLTIKGSIKLSTVAKAAGLPLETVKMLNIELLKEITPPGTTYRLRLPAGKAKVAAENLR
- the rsfS gene encoding ribosome silencing factor yields the protein MEKTVKEMALEIAKLIEDGKGADVCVIDVSELNSWTDYFVIATVSSGPHWQGLYKEIKDYIKDTDLEIHKIHNKSSQGNDWNLIDLGPVVVHLMSQEARDFYELEKLWHAGKKIM